A single region of the Candidatus Protochlamydia amoebophila UWE25 genome encodes:
- a CDS encoding SycD/LcrH family type III secretion system chaperone has protein sequence MTISQDQIREAIEKADINLSPNMQKKTEEAIGKILGGNIPPKEALGFDENAMNQIYRHGFNEFQSGRYDEALKIFTFLRQIDVGNFDYTFAIAACHQFKQEYSEAAANYIICTYIDRLNPVPHFHLYDCFVKLNFPMSALKAIKETIALAELNPRDSELKERALLEYKSFKKGLKKYLKENFDKENLDKDFVDIEGD, from the coding sequence ATGACAATTTCACAAGATCAAATTCGTGAAGCTATTGAAAAAGCTGACATCAATCTGTCTCCTAATATGCAGAAAAAAACAGAAGAAGCCATCGGAAAAATTTTAGGAGGGAATATCCCTCCTAAAGAAGCTTTAGGATTCGATGAAAATGCGATGAATCAAATTTATCGTCATGGTTTCAATGAATTTCAATCAGGGCGCTATGATGAAGCATTAAAAATTTTTACATTTCTTAGACAAATAGATGTTGGAAATTTTGACTATACCTTTGCTATTGCAGCTTGCCACCAATTTAAACAAGAATACTCGGAAGCAGCAGCCAATTACATTATTTGCACTTACATCGATCGATTAAATCCTGTTCCCCACTTTCATCTTTACGATTGTTTTGTCAAATTAAACTTTCCTATGTCTGCTTTAAAAGCCATCAAAGAGACAATAGCTTTAGCCGAGTTAAATCCTAGAGATAGCGAATTAAAAGAAAGAGCTTTATTAGAGTACAAATCTTTCAAAAAAGGTCTAAAAAAATATTTAAAAGAAAATTTTGACAAAGAGAATTTAGACAAGGATTTCGTTG